From one Humulus lupulus chromosome 8, drHumLupu1.1, whole genome shotgun sequence genomic stretch:
- the LOC133794816 gene encoding uncharacterized protein LOC133794816, with the protein MAPVLYLNPPTLTPTLSHSSFTSSELNRYPLSDTFRPQNVAHSWTILQRKLKCHGRFSCLFSDNRREDEAKKALEGALGGKKNEFEKWNKEIKQREEAGGGGDAGGGGWFGWGRRFGWSNDDNFWQEAQQASLAVLGILIMYLIVVKGDVMLAVIFNPLLYVLRGTRNGLTFMTSRILGRTSPNSFNDSDIKSNEAYNRVSAKDRVSSKWGN; encoded by the exons ATGGCGCCGGTTCTGTATCTAAACCCGCCAACTCTAACCCCAACACTCTCTCACTCATCCTTTACTTCCTCCGAGTTAAATCGTTACCCACTCAGCGATACCTTTCGCCCTCAAAATGTCGCCCATAGCTGGACCATTCTTCAGCGAAAGCTCAAGTGCCATGGCCGGTTTTCTTGCCTTTTCTCAGACAATCGTCGAGAG GATGAAGCTAAGAAAGCATTAGAAGGTGCACTTGGTGGAAAGAAAAATGAATTTGAGAAATGGAACAAAGAAATAAAGCAGAGAGAGGAGGCTGGTGGAGGTGGTGATGCTGGGGGCGGAGGTTGGTTTGGATGGGGCAGACGGTTTGGATGGTCCAATGATGACAATTTCTGGCAAGAAGCTCAACAAGCAAGTCTTGCCGTGTTAGGTATTCTCATCATG TATCTTATAGTTGTTAAAGGAGATGTGATGCTCGCTGTCATATTCAATCCGTTGTTGTATGTTCTGAGAGGTACAAGAAATGGACTTACTTTCATGACATCTAGAATTTTGGGGAGGACATCACCAAATAGTTTCAATGATTCTGATATCAAATCAAATGAGGCCTACAACCGTGTCTCTGCTAAAGACAGAGTATCAAGCAAATGGGGAAACTAG
- the LOC133794817 gene encoding rho GDP-dissociation inhibitor 1-like gives MSLAVGVVSSNSKSMGFDDKDNEAVETNIEDTKGKTEKGKEEEDEEETVDGSSGMSRTMSESSIYATEDDEDDEGKKIELGPQFTLKEQLEKDKDDESLRRWKEQLLGTVDMESVGETLEPEVKISSLAIKSPGRPDICLTIPENGNPKGCWFTLKEGSRYSLMFTFQVSNNIVSGLKYTNTVWKTGVRVDSTKEMLGTYSPQSEAYTYEMPEESTPSGIFARGSYSARSKFLDDDNKCYLEINYTFEIRKDWQSS, from the exons ATGTCTTTGGCCGTTGGAGTTGTTTCATCAAATTCCAAAAGTATGGGTTTTGATGATAAAGACAATGAAGCTGTCGAAACAAATATCGAAGACACAAAGGGAAAAACAGAAAAgggtaaagaagaagaagatgaagaagaaactGTGGATGGATCATCTGGGATGAGCAGAACAATGAGTGAGAGTTCCATTTATGCAACtgaggatgatgaagatgatgaaggAAAGAAAATTGAGTTGGGCCCCCAATTCACACTCAAAGAACAATTGGAGAAGGATAAG GATGATGAGAGTTTAAGGAGGTGGAAGGAGCAGCTTCTTGGGACTGTGGACATGGAGTCTGTTGGAG AAACTCTGGAACCCGAAGTGAAGATCTCAAGTCTTGCAATTAAGTCCCCCGGTAGACCGGACATCTGTCTCACAATTCCTGAGAATGGGAATCCCAAAGGCTGCTGGTTTACTTTAAAGGAAGGTAGCCGTTATAGCCTGATGTTCACTTTTCAGGTCAGCAATAACATTGTTTCAGGCCTCAAATACACAAACACAGTATGGAAAACTGGGGTTAGAG TTGATAGTACAAAGGAGATGCTTGGAACTTATAGTCCTCAGTCCGAAGCTTACACGTATGAGATGCCTGAAGAAAGTACCCCATCAGGCATATTTGCTAGAGGTTCATATTCAGCAAGAAGCAAG tttCTTGACGATGACAACAAATG